From a region of the Streptomyces tirandamycinicus genome:
- the gnd gene encoding phosphogluconate dehydrogenase (NAD(+)-dependent, decarboxylating), with amino-acid sequence MELGLVGLGKMGGNMRERIRRAGHTVIGYDRNPDLSDVPSLEALVEGLAGPRVVWVMVPAGAATQATIDELAGLLSPGDVVVDGGNSRWTDDEKHAVELGIKGIGFVDCGVSGGVWGLENGYALMYGGSKEDVAKVQPVFDALKPEGEYGAVHAGKVGAGHFAKMVHNGIEYAMMQAYAEGWELLEKVDSVTDVREVFRSWQEGTVIRSWLLDLAVNALDDDEHLEKIRGYAQDSGEGRWTVEAAIDNAVPLPAITASLFARFASRQDDSPQMKMIAALRNQFGGHAVESNR; translated from the coding sequence ATGGAGCTCGGTCTCGTCGGCCTCGGCAAGATGGGCGGCAACATGCGCGAGCGCATACGCCGCGCAGGTCACACCGTCATCGGTTACGACCGCAACCCGGACCTCTCCGACGTCCCCAGCCTCGAGGCGCTCGTGGAGGGGCTCGCAGGCCCGCGGGTGGTGTGGGTGATGGTCCCCGCCGGCGCCGCGACCCAGGCGACCATCGACGAGCTGGCCGGGCTCCTGTCACCCGGGGACGTCGTCGTCGACGGCGGCAACTCCCGGTGGACGGACGACGAGAAGCACGCCGTCGAGCTGGGCATCAAGGGCATCGGATTCGTCGACTGCGGTGTCTCGGGCGGGGTCTGGGGCCTGGAGAACGGCTACGCGCTGATGTACGGCGGCTCGAAGGAGGACGTCGCCAAGGTCCAGCCGGTCTTCGACGCGCTGAAGCCCGAGGGCGAGTACGGCGCGGTGCACGCGGGCAAGGTCGGCGCCGGCCACTTCGCGAAGATGGTCCACAACGGCATCGAGTACGCCATGATGCAGGCCTACGCCGAGGGCTGGGAGCTGCTGGAGAAGGTCGACTCCGTCACCGATGTGCGCGAGGTCTTCCGATCCTGGCAGGAGGGCACGGTCATCCGCTCCTGGCTGCTCGACCTCGCGGTCAACGCGCTGGACGACGACGAGCACCTGGAGAAGATCCGCGGCTATGCACAGGACTCCGGCGAGGGCCGGTGGACCGTGGAGGCCGCGATCGACAACGCGGTGCCGCTGCCGGCGATCACCGCGTCCCTGTTCGCGCGGTTCGCGTCCCGTCAGGACGACTCCCCGCAGATGAAGATGATCGCCGCCCTGCGGAACCAGTTCGGCGGGCACGCGGTCGAGAGCAACCGGTAA
- the yidD gene encoding membrane protein insertion efficiency factor YidD, producing MKYPLLALIKLYQWTISPLLGPVCRYYPSCSHYGYTAIDRHGAVKGTALTAWRILRCNPWSPGGVDHVPPRKRPRWHELLRDHLRGGKGGHPPETSPAAETSPNAQGA from the coding sequence ATGAAGTACCCGCTGCTGGCTCTGATCAAGCTGTACCAGTGGACGATCAGCCCGCTGCTGGGACCCGTCTGCCGGTACTACCCGTCGTGCTCCCACTACGGGTACACCGCGATCGACCGGCATGGCGCTGTGAAGGGCACGGCGCTGACTGCCTGGCGCATCCTGCGGTGCAATCCGTGGTCGCCCGGCGGTGTGGACCATGTCCCTCCCCGTAAACGACCTCGTTGGCACGAGCTGCTGCGCGACCACCTGCGCGGCGGCAAGGGCGGGCACCCCCCTGAGACCAGCCCGGCCGCAGAGACCTCGCCCAATGCTCAAGGAGCCTGA
- the dnaA gene encoding chromosomal replication initiator protein DnaA, whose product MADVPADLAAVWPRVLEQLLGEGQQGIEPKDKQWIERCQPLALVADTALLAVPNEWGKRVLEGRLAPLISDTLSRECGRPIRIAITVDESSAEPVTAAGPPVQQPPRYQGPQHDEPRHSDAYDGYGHRPGEDDGLPRIRPAYPEYQQQRPEPGAWPRTQEDLSWQQTRLGGFQERDPYATARPRQPQHDYRSPLPDRGQYDHQRPDRPDLPETGTPRHGGPLPGAPGAGGAPGPLGAQPAPAPGPGEPHARLNPKYLFDTFVIGASNRFAHAAAVAVAEAPAKAYNPLFIYGESGLGKTHLLHAIGHYARSLYPGTRVRYVSSEEFTNEFINSIRDGKGDAFRKRYRDVDILLVDDIQFLASKESTQEEFFHTFNTLHNANKQIVLSSDRPPKQLMTLEDRLRNRFEWGLTTDVQPPELETRIAILRKKAVQEQLNAPPEVLEFIASRISRNIRELEGALIRVTAFASLNRQPVDLGLTEIVLKDLIPGGEDAAPEITASAIMAATADYFGLTVEDLCGSSRSRVLVTARQIAMYLCRELTDLSLPKIGAQFGGRDHTTVMHADRKIRALMAERRSIYNQVTELTNRIKNG is encoded by the coding sequence GTGGCTGACGTACCTGCCGATCTTGCCGCAGTGTGGCCACGCGTGCTGGAACAGCTTCTCGGAGAGGGCCAGCAGGGCATCGAGCCCAAGGACAAGCAGTGGATCGAGCGCTGCCAGCCGCTGGCGCTGGTGGCCGACACCGCTCTGCTGGCCGTCCCCAACGAATGGGGCAAGCGCGTTCTCGAGGGCCGGCTGGCCCCGCTGATCAGTGACACCCTGAGCCGAGAGTGCGGCCGCCCGATCCGGATCGCGATCACCGTCGACGAGTCCTCGGCCGAGCCCGTCACCGCGGCGGGACCGCCCGTACAGCAGCCTCCCCGCTACCAGGGTCCGCAGCACGACGAGCCGCGCCACAGTGACGCCTACGACGGGTACGGCCATCGGCCCGGAGAGGACGACGGGCTGCCGCGCATCCGCCCCGCCTACCCCGAGTACCAGCAGCAGCGCCCGGAGCCCGGTGCCTGGCCGCGCACCCAGGAGGACCTGTCCTGGCAGCAGACGCGGCTGGGCGGCTTCCAGGAGCGCGACCCCTACGCCACGGCCCGCCCCCGGCAGCCGCAGCACGACTACCGCTCGCCCCTGCCCGACCGCGGACAGTACGACCACCAGCGCCCCGACCGGCCGGACCTCCCGGAGACCGGGACCCCGCGGCACGGCGGACCGCTTCCGGGCGCACCCGGGGCCGGCGGCGCCCCCGGGCCCCTCGGCGCGCAGCCCGCACCGGCCCCGGGCCCCGGTGAGCCGCACGCCCGGCTGAACCCCAAGTACCTCTTCGACACCTTCGTCATCGGCGCGTCCAACCGGTTCGCCCACGCCGCCGCCGTCGCGGTGGCCGAGGCCCCGGCGAAGGCGTACAACCCCCTCTTCATCTACGGGGAGTCGGGACTCGGCAAGACCCATCTGCTGCATGCCATCGGGCACTACGCGCGCAGCCTCTACCCCGGCACCCGGGTGCGGTACGTGAGCTCGGAGGAGTTCACCAACGAGTTCATCAACTCCATCCGCGACGGCAAGGGCGACGCCTTCCGCAAGCGCTATCGCGATGTGGACATCCTGCTGGTCGACGACATCCAGTTCCTCGCGAGCAAGGAGTCGACGCAGGAGGAGTTCTTCCACACCTTCAACACGCTCCACAATGCGAACAAGCAGATCGTGCTGTCCTCCGACCGGCCGCCGAAGCAGCTGATGACCCTGGAGGACCGGCTGCGGAACCGCTTCGAGTGGGGCCTCACCACCGATGTGCAGCCGCCGGAACTGGAGACGCGCATCGCGATCCTGCGCAAGAAGGCGGTGCAGGAGCAGCTCAACGCGCCGCCGGAGGTGCTGGAGTTCATCGCGTCCCGGATCTCGCGGAACATCCGCGAGCTGGAGGGCGCGCTGATCAGGGTCACCGCCTTCGCGAGCCTCAACCGGCAGCCGGTGGACCTCGGACTCACCGAGATCGTGCTGAAGGACCTCATCCCGGGCGGGGAGGACGCCGCCCCGGAGATCACCGCGAGCGCCATCATGGCGGCCACCGCCGACTACTTCGGGCTGACGGTGGAGGACCTCTGCGGGTCCTCGCGCAGCCGCGTCCTCGTGACCGCGCGCCAGATCGCCATGTACCTGTGCCGGGAGCTCACGGATCTGTCGCTGCCGAAGATCGGCGCGCAGTTCGGCGGGCGCGACCACACCACCGTGATGCACGCGGACCGCAAGATCCGCGCGCTGATGGCAGAGCGGCGCTCCATCTACAACCAGGTCACCGAGCTCACCAACCGAATCAAGAACGGCTGA
- a CDS encoding DUF721 domain-containing protein — translation MSENGTSRVSGTGTPSASVPSVPTEPLPGPSGVDLARVALRAAKEQARARGAAALEKRQARRGGGLRSGARADGRDPLPLGAAINRLITERGWETPAAVGGVMGRWPQIVGEDLAKHCVPLRYDEDPDERVLTVQCDSTVWATQLRLLAPRLVARLNEDLGQGTVRVIRVLGPGGPARRFGPLRAPGSTGPGDTYG, via the coding sequence ATGAGCGAGAACGGGACTTCGCGGGTGTCCGGGACGGGTACGCCGTCAGCATCGGTGCCGTCGGTGCCGACGGAGCCGCTGCCCGGGCCCTCGGGCGTCGATCTCGCGCGCGTGGCGCTGCGCGCGGCGAAGGAGCAGGCCCGGGCCCGAGGCGCGGCCGCGCTGGAGAAGCGCCAGGCCAGGCGGGGTGGCGGCCTGCGGTCGGGGGCCCGCGCGGACGGCCGGGACCCGCTGCCGCTGGGCGCGGCGATCAACCGGCTGATCACCGAGCGGGGCTGGGAGACTCCCGCGGCGGTGGGCGGAGTGATGGGCCGCTGGCCGCAGATCGTGGGCGAGGACCTGGCGAAGCACTGCGTCCCGCTCCGCTACGACGAGGACCCGGACGAGCGGGTACTCACCGTCCAGTGCGACTCGACGGTGTGGGCGACCCAGCTGCGCCTGCTCGCTCCGCGGCTCGTGGCCCGGCTGAACGAGGACCTCGGCCAGGGCACGGTCCGGGTGATCAGGGTCCTGGGCCCCGGCGGCCCGGCCCGCCGCTTCGGACCGCTGCGCGCGCCGGGCAGCACGGGTCCCGGCGACACCTACGGCTGA
- the yidC gene encoding membrane protein insertase YidC, which yields MDTIASLFSFITTPVSWIIVQFHKLYGALFGPDTGWAWGLSIVSLVVVIRICLIPLFVKQIKSMRNMQALQPKMKAIQERYKNDRQRQSEEMMKLYKDTGTNPLSSCLPILAQSPFFFALYHVLSKIASGDTIGVLNQQLVDSAREARIFGAPIAATFMDADKAEALGASVTDVRVVTAVMIILMSASQFFTQRQLMQKNVDLTVKTPYMQQQKMLMYIFPLIFAVTGIHFPVGVLVYWLTTNVWTMGQQMYVINQNPTPGSKAQDNYLQRLLKSVTAHGEVRGRRRRMVVQAIVAKGADRNENERRFVAGLAKAGFAAQADGSVVKGDTVTVDAEGAAAGRRQQPKRQSKAQRQSGGAHQTGAAKPSLEKQAEPTDSVPKPAGNTSPGSPRQAKSGQRKGSQRPKHPSSKK from the coding sequence GTGGACACGATTGCCAGTCTCTTCAGCTTTATCACCACACCCGTCTCCTGGATCATCGTCCAGTTCCACAAGCTGTACGGGGCGCTCTTCGGCCCGGACACGGGCTGGGCATGGGGACTGTCCATCGTGTCCCTCGTGGTGGTCATCCGTATCTGTCTGATCCCGCTCTTCGTGAAGCAGATCAAGTCGATGCGGAACATGCAGGCGCTCCAGCCCAAGATGAAGGCGATCCAGGAGCGCTACAAGAACGACCGCCAGCGTCAGTCCGAAGAGATGATGAAGCTGTACAAGGACACGGGTACCAACCCGCTGTCCTCGTGCCTTCCGATCCTGGCGCAGTCGCCGTTCTTCTTCGCGCTGTACCACGTGCTGAGCAAGATCGCCTCGGGTGACACCATCGGTGTCCTCAATCAGCAGCTGGTGGACAGTGCACGTGAGGCCCGCATCTTCGGAGCCCCGATCGCAGCCACGTTCATGGACGCCGACAAGGCCGAGGCGCTGGGCGCGTCCGTGACCGATGTCCGCGTCGTCACCGCGGTCATGATCATCCTGATGTCGGCGTCGCAGTTCTTCACGCAGCGCCAGCTGATGCAGAAGAACGTCGACCTCACGGTCAAGACGCCGTACATGCAGCAGCAGAAGATGCTGATGTACATCTTCCCGCTCATCTTCGCCGTGACCGGCATCCACTTCCCCGTCGGTGTTCTCGTCTACTGGCTGACCACCAACGTGTGGACCATGGGTCAGCAGATGTACGTGATCAACCAGAACCCGACCCCGGGCTCCAAGGCCCAGGACAACTACCTGCAGCGCCTGCTGAAGAGCGTCACGGCCCACGGTGAGGTTCGCGGACGCCGCAGGCGCATGGTCGTCCAGGCCATCGTCGCCAAGGGCGCCGACCGCAACGAGAACGAGCGGCGGTTCGTCGCGGGGCTGGCCAAGGCGGGCTTCGCCGCTCAGGCGGACGGCTCCGTGGTCAAGGGCGACACGGTCACGGTGGACGCCGAGGGTGCTGCCGCGGGGCGCCGCCAGCAGCCCAAGCGCCAGAGCAAGGCCCAGCGCCAGTCGGGCGGCGCTCACCAGACCGGTGCGGCCAAGCCTTCGCTGGAGAAGCAGGCCGAGCCCACGGACAGTGTTCCCAAGCCGGCGGGGAACACATCCCCCGGTTCTCCCCGTCAAGCCAAGTCCGGACAGCGCAAGGGCTCGCAGCGGCCCAAGCACCCCTCGTCCAAGAAGTAA
- the rpmH gene encoding 50S ribosomal protein L34: protein MSKRTFQPNNRRRAKTHGFRLRMRTRAGRAILASRRSKGRARLSA from the coding sequence GTGAGCAAGCGCACCTTCCAGCCGAACAACCGTCGTCGCGCGAAGACCCACGGCTTCCGGCTGCGGATGCGCACCCGTGCCGGCCGCGCGATTCTCGCGTCCCGCCGCAGCAAGGGTCGCGCCCGTCTGTCCGCCTGA
- the recF gene encoding DNA replication/repair protein RecF (All proteins in this family for which functions are known are DNA-binding proteins that assist the filamentation of RecA onto DNA for the initiation of recombination or recombinational repair.) yields MHVTHLSLADFRSYARVEVPLEPGVTAFTGANGQGKTNLVEAVGYLATLGSHRVSSDAPLVRTGADRAVIRAAVTQGERSQLIELELNPGMSNRARINRSSQVRPRDVLGIVRTVLFAPEDLALVKGDPGERRRFLDDLVTARSPRMAGVRSDYERVLRQRNTLLKSAAMARRHGGRAMDLSTLDVWDQHLARAGAELLARRLDLIATLQPLTDKAYEQLAPGGGPVALEYRGSGGGGAAQSREELFEQLVAVLGETRRQEIERGVTLVGPHRDELLLKLGGMPAKGYASHGESWSYALALRLASYDLLRAEGNEPVLVLDDVFAELDARRRERLAELVAPGEQVLVTAAVDEDVPAALAGARYRVADGAVERA; encoded by the coding sequence ATGCACGTCACGCATCTGTCGCTGGCCGACTTCCGCTCGTACGCCCGGGTCGAGGTCCCGCTCGAGCCGGGCGTCACCGCCTTCACGGGCGCCAACGGGCAGGGCAAGACCAATCTGGTGGAAGCCGTCGGCTATCTCGCGACGCTCGGCAGCCACCGGGTCTCCTCGGACGCACCGCTGGTGCGGACCGGAGCGGACCGGGCGGTCATCAGGGCCGCGGTCACCCAGGGCGAGCGATCCCAGCTGATCGAGCTGGAGCTCAACCCGGGAATGTCGAACCGGGCGCGCATCAACAGGTCCTCGCAGGTCCGGCCCCGTGACGTGCTGGGGATCGTCAGGACCGTGCTGTTCGCGCCGGAGGACCTGGCCCTGGTGAAGGGCGATCCCGGCGAGCGCCGGCGCTTCCTGGACGACCTGGTCACGGCACGCTCACCCCGGATGGCCGGGGTGCGGTCCGACTACGAGCGGGTACTCAGGCAGCGCAACACCCTGCTGAAGTCGGCCGCGATGGCGCGGCGGCACGGCGGCCGCGCCATGGACCTGTCGACCCTGGACGTGTGGGACCAGCACCTCGCCCGGGCAGGGGCGGAGCTGCTGGCACGGCGGCTGGATCTGATCGCCACGCTGCAGCCGCTGACCGACAAGGCGTACGAGCAGCTCGCTCCGGGCGGCGGGCCGGTCGCGCTCGAGTACCGCGGGTCGGGGGGCGGCGGTGCGGCGCAGTCGCGCGAGGAACTGTTCGAGCAGCTCGTGGCCGTGCTGGGCGAGACGCGCCGGCAGGAGATCGAGCGCGGGGTCACGCTGGTCGGGCCGCACCGCGACGAGCTGCTGCTGAAGCTGGGCGGGATGCCGGCGAAGGGCTATGCCAGCCACGGCGAGTCCTGGTCCTACGCCCTCGCGCTGCGGCTGGCCTCGTACGACCTGCTGCGGGCGGAGGGCAACGAGCCGGTGCTGGTGCTCGACGACGTGTTCGCCGAGCTGGACGCCCGGCGGCGGGAGAGGCTGGCGGAGCTGGTGGCCCCCGGCGAGCAGGTGCTGGTGACGGCGGCGGTGGACGAGGACGTTCCGGCGGCGCTGGCGGGCGCGCGGTACCGGGTCGCGGACGGGGCGGTGGAGCGCGCATGA
- the dnaN gene encoding DNA polymerase III subunit beta, with the protein MKIRVERDVLAEAVAWVARSLPARPPAPVLAGLLLKAEDGALSFSSFDYEVSAKVSVEAEVEEDGTVLVSGRLLADICRALPNRPVEISTDGVRATVVCGSSRFTLHTLPVEEYPALPQMPTATGTVPGEVFASAAAQVAIAAGRDDTLPVLTGVRIEIEGDTVTLASTDRYRFAVREFLWKPESPDASAVALVPAKTLLDTAKALTSGDTVTLALSGSGAGEGLIGFEGAGRRTTTRLLEGDLPKYRTLFPTEFNSVAVIETAPFVEAVKRVALVAERNTPVRLSFEQGVLILEAGSSDDAQAVERVDAQLEGDDISIAFNPTFLLDGLSAIDAPVAQLSFTTSTKPALLSGKPAVDAEADEAYKYLIMPVRLSG; encoded by the coding sequence GTGAAGATCCGGGTGGAACGCGATGTACTCGCGGAGGCGGTGGCGTGGGTGGCCCGGAGCCTCCCGGCACGTCCGCCGGCGCCCGTTCTCGCGGGCCTTCTCCTGAAGGCCGAGGACGGCGCGCTGAGCTTCTCCAGCTTCGACTACGAGGTCTCCGCGAAGGTCTCGGTCGAGGCGGAGGTCGAGGAGGACGGCACCGTCCTCGTCTCCGGCCGTCTGCTCGCCGACATCTGCCGCGCCCTCCCCAACCGCCCGGTGGAGATCTCCACAGACGGTGTACGGGCGACCGTGGTCTGCGGCTCCTCCCGCTTCACGCTCCACACCCTCCCCGTGGAGGAGTACCCGGCGCTGCCCCAGATGCCCACCGCGACCGGCACCGTCCCCGGTGAGGTCTTCGCCTCCGCCGCGGCCCAGGTCGCCATCGCCGCAGGCCGTGACGACACGCTGCCGGTGCTCACCGGCGTGCGGATCGAGATCGAGGGCGACACCGTCACCCTGGCCTCCACCGACCGCTACCGTTTCGCGGTCCGTGAGTTCCTGTGGAAGCCGGAGTCCCCGGACGCCTCCGCGGTCGCCCTGGTGCCCGCCAAGACCCTGCTCGACACCGCGAAGGCCCTGACCAGCGGTGACACCGTCACCCTGGCGCTGTCCGGCTCGGGTGCCGGCGAGGGCCTGATCGGTTTCGAGGGCGCGGGCCGGCGGACGACCACCCGTCTGCTCGAGGGGGACCTGCCGAAGTACCGCACGCTCTTCCCCACCGAGTTCAACTCGGTGGCCGTGATCGAGACGGCCCCGTTCGTCGAGGCCGTCAAGCGCGTCGCCCTGGTCGCCGAGCGGAACACTCCGGTCAGGCTCAGCTTCGAGCAGGGAGTGCTGATCCTGGAGGCGGGGTCCAGCGACGACGCACAGGCTGTGGAGCGTGTGGACGCACAGCTGGAGGGCGACGACATCTCGATCGCCTTCAACCCCACGTTCCTGCTGGACGGACTCAGCGCCATCGACGCCCCGGTCGCGCAGCTCTCCTTCACCACCTCCACCAAGCCGGCGCTGCTCAGCGGCAAGCCGGCCGTGGACGCGGAGGCGGACGAGGCCTACAAGTACCTGATCATGCCGGTGCGCCTCAGCGGCTGA
- the rnpA gene encoding ribonuclease P protein component produces the protein MLPTDNRLRRREDFATAVRRGRRAGRPLLVVHLRSGSTDPHASGESAPPTRAGFVVSKAVGGAVVRNRVKRRLRHLMRERLSELPPGSLVVVRALPGAGDADHAQLARDLDAALQRLQGRGAR, from the coding sequence GTGCTGCCTACCGACAATCGGCTGAGGCGGCGCGAGGACTTCGCGACCGCGGTACGCCGGGGACGCCGGGCCGGACGCCCGCTTCTCGTCGTCCATCTTCGCAGCGGTTCAACGGACCCGCACGCGTCTGGGGAGAGCGCTCCCCCGACACGTGCGGGTTTCGTCGTGAGCAAGGCGGTGGGTGGTGCGGTGGTGCGGAACCGGGTGAAGCGGAGACTTCGCCACCTGATGCGCGAACGCCTGTCCGAGCTTCCCCCCGGTAGCCTGGTGGTCGTACGGGCGCTGCCCGGAGCGGGTGACGCCGATCATGCACAGCTGGCCCGAGACCTGGACGCCGCTCTCCAGCGGTTGCAGGGAAGGGGCGCGCGATGA